Proteins encoded together in one Cytophagales bacterium window:
- the bcrC gene encoding benzoyl-CoA reductase subunit C, producing MIYSLKEIVASSKELAFDLNFSKAKEWKKQDPTRILVGYLPIYFPREIVHAAGGLAVGIMGTGDRKQIIKGDAYYQSYICHIPRGIIEMALDGNLNGFDGFVFPSICDVIRNLSGMFLLLKKGTFIKYLDFPQNFQSDIGGVFYKKEMQHVLDKIYKINNVEVTPERLNDSIQLYNKNRQLIEQIYDIRQEFPWRISTEDIYHIIRAGMVIPVEEHNEMLEDVYTHIQEDIGKPMDNIRVVVSGAFCEQPPIGLIKTIENAGCYVVDDDFMLGSRWIQGDVEENTDDPLNALAEAYLNKSAFSSSVYDVDNPKEERLAQVVKKRNADGIIFAAPSFCDPALLDSPILQKSCDDNNMRYISFQYHENIGQFKVIKEQVGAFSDSIKLWEDEPIVV from the coding sequence ATGATTTATTCTCTTAAAGAAATAGTAGCATCAAGTAAAGAGCTTGCCTTTGACCTTAACTTCTCTAAAGCCAAAGAATGGAAGAAACAAGATCCAACGCGTATTTTGGTTGGTTATCTTCCAATTTATTTTCCCCGCGAAATTGTTCATGCTGCAGGTGGTTTGGCTGTCGGCATAATGGGGACGGGTGACAGAAAACAAATAATAAAAGGAGATGCTTATTATCAGTCATACATCTGCCATATACCGAGAGGCATTATAGAAATGGCGCTGGATGGCAATCTCAATGGCTTTGACGGTTTTGTATTTCCCTCTATCTGTGATGTTATTCGCAACCTTTCCGGCATGTTCCTGTTATTAAAAAAGGGTACGTTTATCAAATACCTGGATTTTCCTCAGAACTTTCAGTCCGATATTGGAGGCGTCTTTTATAAGAAAGAAATGCAGCATGTTCTTGATAAGATTTACAAAATCAACAATGTAGAAGTTACACCAGAGCGATTAAACGATTCAATACAGCTTTACAACAAAAACAGGCAATTAATAGAACAGATCTATGACATCCGCCAGGAATTTCCCTGGAGAATTTCTACTGAAGATATATATCATATCATTCGTGCCGGTATGGTAATACCTGTTGAAGAACATAATGAGATGTTAGAAGATGTTTATACCCATATACAGGAAGACATAGGAAAACCGATGGATAATATCAGGGTTGTTGTTTCAGGCGCTTTTTGCGAGCAGCCGCCCATCGGCTTGATAAAAACCATTGAAAACGCGGGCTGTTATGTTGTAGATGATGATTTTATGCTGGGTTCGCGATGGATACAGGGAGACGTAGAGGAAAACACCGATGACCCACTCAATGCACTGGCAGAGGCATACCTGAACAAGAGCGCTTTTTCCTCTTCTGTTTACGATGTGGACAATCCAAAAGAAGAACGCCTGGCCCAGGTAGTGAAAAAGAGGAATGCAGATGGAATCATCTTCGCAGCGCCCAGTTTCTGTGACCCTGCCTTGCTTGATAGCCCGATATTGCAAAAATCATGTGATGATAACAACATGAGATATATCAGCTTTCAGTATCATGAAAACATAGGGCAGTTTAAGGTTATTAAAGAACAGGTAGGAGCTTTTTCTGACTCCATTAAGCTCTGGGAAGATGAACCGATTGTTGTGTAA
- the bcrB gene encoding benzoyl-CoA reductase subunit B — protein MTKEITKEKSMIIQKEMVGGLFKDLSTAKETGKKVVYTFIPGNLSELIQTFDMLPVYPEINALQSAMRKKSGGYIREAEKNAHSEDVCTYVKCDVGMMLNGNIGPTGEKIPDPDLLLLSYTGCFTFMKWFETLDRLYPNAEVAMIHTPYKEAGKITEEMTQYMVKQFKEEVIPKMEKVSGIKYDEEKLKGILANAAKAQDLITDIFDTPKHKPSPIDAYFAGVYYIGPINIGFRGTTKAVDYYQALHDEIQERIEKGLGPVTPEGEIKEERFRLVVEGPPNWTNFREFWKLFYDMGAVIVASSYTKVGGVYDLGFRHDPGRPLESLSEYCMNCYTNFNLPQRVDLLSKCIKEYSADGFLTNSIKSCNSFSAGQLLMMREIEEKLEIPVGFIESDLVDPRYFSYSNIKNRLDSFFQMLEQRKSIRKQKTTVA, from the coding sequence ATGACAAAGGAAATAACAAAAGAAAAAAGCATGATCATCCAGAAGGAGATGGTTGGCGGTTTGTTTAAAGATCTAAGCACCGCAAAAGAGACGGGGAAAAAGGTGGTTTATACTTTCATCCCGGGAAACCTTTCGGAGTTGATACAAACATTCGACATGCTGCCTGTTTATCCTGAGATCAATGCCTTGCAGTCGGCAATGCGAAAAAAATCAGGCGGTTACATCCGGGAAGCCGAAAAGAACGCCCATTCTGAAGATGTTTGCACTTATGTCAAGTGTGATGTAGGAATGATGCTAAATGGAAATATCGGCCCTACCGGTGAGAAAATTCCCGATCCTGATCTCCTGTTGTTGAGCTATACCGGCTGCTTTACTTTTATGAAGTGGTTTGAAACTCTTGACCGTCTCTATCCCAACGCAGAGGTAGCTATGATACATACGCCTTATAAAGAGGCAGGTAAGATCACCGAAGAGATGACTCAGTATATGGTAAAGCAATTCAAAGAAGAAGTAATTCCCAAGATGGAAAAGGTATCCGGAATAAAATATGATGAGGAAAAATTGAAAGGTATTCTCGCAAATGCTGCCAAAGCACAAGATTTGATCACCGACATTTTTGACACCCCCAAACACAAACCTTCCCCCATTGATGCTTATTTCGCGGGTGTTTACTATATAGGTCCCATCAATATCGGATTCAGGGGGACAACAAAAGCAGTGGATTATTACCAGGCATTGCATGATGAAATTCAGGAACGGATTGAAAAGGGTTTGGGCCCGGTTACCCCTGAAGGCGAAATAAAGGAAGAACGCTTCCGCCTCGTAGTAGAAGGCCCTCCCAACTGGACCAACTTCCGCGAATTCTGGAAACTGTTTTACGACATGGGAGCTGTGATCGTGGCATCATCTTACACCAAGGTGGGTGGTGTTTACGACCTCGGCTTCAGGCATGACCCCGGCCGGCCGCTCGAAAGCTTGTCGGAATACTGCATGAACTGTTACACCAACTTCAACCTGCCGCAGCGCGTAGATCTACTGTCAAAATGCATTAAAGAATACAGCGCTGACGGATTTTTGACAAACTCCATTAAGAGCTGCAACTCTTTCTCTGCAGGTCAATTGCTAATGATGCGGGAGATAGAGGAAAAGCTGGAAATTCCCGTAGGATTTATTGAATCCGATTTGGTGGATCCGAGATATTTCTCTTACTCAAATATTAAGAACCGGCTGGATTCTTTCTTCCAGATGTTAGAACAGCGTAAGTCAATTAGAAAACAAAAAACTACAGTAGCATGA